ttttgctgttgGAATTACTTTGGgtgatagctttttaaattttgttgaattCAATTGCACTGACTTGATGAGACATCTTGATAAGATGACTCagcaaaactattttcatatcaGTTTTGATTGtcaccctttcttttcctttcctctctccactTCTCTTTATGTCCCTTTCTCCTCACTGAAATGGTAAATCTGAGAAAAGCAAGAGTGGCACCAGGGAGGGCAAAGTGTTTACCCACCTACCAGTTGCTCTGGTTTCTTAGCTGGGAATTAAAAATGCAGGAAGACAGAGCAGAGAATGCAAAAATTTCCAAAATCTCCAGAacagagtttcctcaaaatttaTGCTGTGGAACAGTTAACCTTTGAGTGGCTCCATGAGCTTCCATGGTCAAATTCATCTAGGAGGTTGCAAGTGCCCACTAGCCAGTAGAGGGCTCCCAGAAGTTCTGCTGTCAGGAAACATCTCTAACTTTTAAGACCCACGCTTGCCAACATTATTCATCTAGAATAGTTATTTACAAATGTTAGGAAACTACTTTTACTAGGGGCCCAGTTTGGGGAATATTAATCTAGAGGAAACCAAAGTGCCTCATCTGAAGGCACATGGCCAAATAAATAGTAACAGTAAATCATGGTCCCTAGTTCCATGgtctttcttgttttctaatttaaatatgTTCATAATGCTTTAGTGAACAGGATAAAACTGCTGGAACAAAATTTTCTGAGCTCAGCCCCGTCCATCCTCCAAAGGAGCAGAGCTTTCCTGTTTGGCTTAGGTCTTATCACCACTGTAACCACTGTAGCTGTAGGATAGAAAAAGACATTCATGACCAAAAGGAAACTACTTGTGGGAGGAGATAGATGCAATCAGAACCCAGATAGAGGGTGGCATTtcaccttccttttctcttcaccTGTGTGAAGTCACCACTCCGTGTGAGTCCACCCCAGCTGGACTCTAGGGAGCCCCTCCTCCATCTCGCCTCCATCTGAATCCCATCTCCTGAGTCCAGTCAACTTCTCAGGACCCCAGCCTTCAATCCAGCCTTCCCTAGGATGCAGCACCAAGTGGTGGCTGGGTCCTGCCACAGACTGAAATCTCTACAAGGCAAGCACACCCTCTCTTTCTAGTACCAGTTGCCAACTTCAGCACGGTTTGTGTGAATTACCATGTCTTGTCCACATAATGAGCAAGATTCCTCAGCCTTGTCTGtgtcattctctttctcctcGAAGGCTTTTAGCAAATCCCTTCTTGGCCCAGAGTAAGCACTCATTAAATGTTAGCCTGTATCACCACTGTTAGTTCCCAGCCTTGTATCAAGATACAAGGGTTCTCGCCTTCCCTCTTCCTGGGATGCCGTCTCTCTACTGGTCCAACTCTTGAAGTATCCATTAAAGCCCAGTGAAATATTTGACTCAcaaagaaaagatggaaatacCTGCTACTACTTCTCTGCTCTCTTAGCATTTTCTCCCTTACACCTGACCTTCcacttgaataaatgaatgaaagtcgGCCTCCTTGTCTAGATGTGAGCTAATGACAGGGGGCCTGGAAGTGTGTCTTGGTCATTGTgttgccctccccaccccactgcctcGGGAAGGCCTAGTGGCACTTCAGGTAGTTACTAAATTCAGTTGCTGTAAATCCATTTAAGAAACCCACAGAGCAAGATAGAAAGGTAAACAACCATGCTCAATTTTGGATTCAGGTGCTCTCCACCGGTGCCCTGAAATCTGTCAGAGCAAACTGTAGCCTCTCATGTAGGATTTTGTGATTCTCTCTGGAAAAGAAGTGGtttggaaggaaggggaaaatatGGACAGGAAATCTGAGGAAACACTAAGAGACACTTAGCTGAGTCAACAAGATCTGGAGAGATAGCTACTCTCAGAATGAAAGTCTTGCCATCAATCCTAAACACAGCTGAGTCTGGGGTTTGGGAGTCCTTAGTTGGGGGAAGGAGTCCCCTAACCCTGGTGACTAGGAAATAAAGAAGCCATACTGCATTGAGTTATATCCTCCACACCTTGAGAGCACATGCACCTGCATATGCACATCTGTATGTGCAGACACATACTATTTACACTAAGACACACAGATTCAAACAAACATAAATAGAAATCCAAATCAGAGTACATTCAAAGGAGAGCATGCAGGGTAAAAAGTGAACTTGAAACCACGCTGCATCAGGAAGGGATGAAGAGACTAGAGATGGTTAAGAAAGGACAACAGTAGACAGGTAGGTCTCTTCAAGCACAAGGAGGCCTGACTTTTGGAAGAAGCACATGAGTCCTTCTGAATGAAGCAAAAAGGTAGAGAAGCTGTGGTTGGAATTCCAGGTGCCCAGAAGTTCTGGGAAAGGAAGTTTCAACTCAGTGTTGGAAGAGGCAAGCAATGGGGGTACAGAAACCAGCACCTTGCTCTGGAACTGTCTCTGGTCGAGAAGCCAGCACCTGGCTCTGGAATTATCTCCCCTGGATTTGGGTGCTGGCTTTGTCACTTGAAAGCTGAGCCATCTTAGGGAACTTCTTAAACCCCTCTGAGCCTGAGTTTCCTCAAATATAAAACAAGGGGCAATAATCATACCCTCATGTTAGATTTAAATGATCTAGGGCTTGGAAATACCTACTTGAACTTCAGGCCCCACTAAACCTGGATCCTCCTCTGGAATGGTACATGGTGGCAACTGGGGTCACTGGTCTCATTTTGATATAAGATTAGGTCCTGAAAACTGTTCTCTGAATACCTACCCTGGGTGTGTCCCCAGATCCACAGAACCTTTTTTTCTCAAAGAGAGGCTCCTACTAATGAAGGGGTCTTCCTTGTAACCTTTCCCCAGCTTCCTGGAAAAAGGCCAGCTGGTTGGTCAGTGCAAGCGAAAGTCGATGTGTACCTTTGGCTGGGCTCCACCAGACACTCCAGTGCCATGTTGGACAACTTGCCGGTAGGCTATGAAGCAGAAATGTCCTCCAAAGTGGCTGGCGCTAATCAACCCCCAGCCAACCTGCTCTACCAAGGTATGATGTCCACTGGGGGTCATTAGGTGTCTCTGGTGGACTTCTGAGAAAACGGTGAGGAGGGTGGCATGTGTGAGCTGTTTGTACATTATTTTTGGAtcaatttattaatcttttcaaaacatagtttctaaattttcttccttacttTCCAATGTCCCATCTCAAAAGAACAAAGTGAAGCTGTTAAATACATCTGaagtaaaatttgtttttctgctgATAGAACGCAATTTGGGTTTCTTCCTTGGCAGATTATATAGATTGAGCTTACATTTGAAGCAGAAgatgtcttttaaaaacacattgtaAGTTCTTGCTCTGATATGACGTGTGGAGTTCCTTTTCAATAGAACTAGGATTTTGACCTATAAACAGCATTTACATTTAACAGTAATGACCTAGTGGGAACTGGTATCACTGGGatcatttgtgtttctttagCTTGGGTCTTGATTGGCTTTAGAAATTCAGCATCCTTTTGTAATCCTTTCTTCTATGTAGATATTTTCTACTAGTGCTGTTATTTACATTTTCACATAATTTtggattataaatataataaactgCCTTACAGTTGCAATTTGCATTGTTTCCAAATGGCTTCAATTTGCAGGATCTTCAGACATAGTAGACTGCAGTTTCACCTTCACTTCAACTGAAGATAAATTTTGAACTGAGCCGGTGCTGGAAGCATAGGAGAGCTTCCACAAATCCAGGTTTTCTGTGTTACACAAGGCTCCTCTGATGTTGGTTGACCTTGACTGCCAGTGGAATTTAAGTGGCTCACTAGTTGGAGAAGACAAGGTTCTAGGGATATTTATCCAGTGGTTCAGCTCATGGCTTCCATGCCCAGTGTCAATGCATAAAAGCAAGGAAAGCTCACCCCTGTCCTTTTGGAAAGTGCATAACCCTTACCATGTGCCAACCGTTGTGTCCTCTGCTTTATACATTAGATTGAATTTATTTGTCACATCAACCCTGGgtagtttcttcattttacagagagaaagaggatgtATCAGAAATGCTTAGaaattgcccaagatcacatagttAGTAAACGTTGAAGTGCACTTCTCCCAACCCTGCTTTATTTGCACTGCTTTCCATCCTTTCTTTAAAGAGTTTTCATCTTTGAATGAAAGATACCCACATCAAGTTATCTTGTTATTTCTGTAGATACTATCTCTAGAGATCTAAGCTACCTGGACATATTTGCTGTCCCAGCTACTAACAACTTAAAGGagaggaaagatttttttccaaagcttTCTGACCCTCTGCAGTGTGTTATTTTCATGGAGTGACCTAATAAACTTTCTCCTCTGTGCACTGACTTTGATGGCTTTGGCGGCCTTCCAAGCCCACTGGAGAATTTTGCTTCTTCACTTATTTTTGTGCTTCAGAAAATATCCATCCAACCAATAATTAATTTGCACCTACATATGGCAGGCGCGGTGGGAAAACTAGCAGGGGATGCACAGATGAGACAGGGGTCGTTCTGCCGTCTAGTGGGGGCGATCAGACTTGTCTCTACTAACCACAGGTGTGAAAAGTGAACTATAACGGTGGGTCACCAAATCGTAAGAGTGAAGAGGAAACTGAATTTATTAGTCTAAGGGGCAGAGCTGATAAGGggttttagaaaaacaaaaacctcaattAAATAAATGGGTCCCCTTAGAGTTGTGCGTTGTACTGCCTATGTGGCTGCAGCTGGGGGCTctgagggacacccaggtggcccccAACTGTTATTATCACAGATAATGAGTAATAGTAACAGCCACACCACTAATAAAGTTCTTCCCATATGCCAGGCATCAAATTCTTAGTCCTTTGATCTATCAATTTGACTAGCTCTACTTAGTTAAATTAATAATAGTTCTTCATAgggttattatccccattttgtaggTGAGGAAATAAAGGCACAGAGAGGGGTAGTCACTTTGTATGAGTCCATGTATAGACCTGTGTGACATAAGTCTGGGAGTGGCATGGTCGGGGGAGGGTATTTGCACCCTTAATTTAACTAAGTAGAGCTAGTCAAATTAGTATGTGAGGGTTCCTGTATCCCAGTCCCCACATCAACACAAAACACTCATATCCTGAGCACAGTATAATGTTGCCTTTGGGGAGATGGGGAACAGGAATAGGGAAGGGGATAAGAAGAAGCAAATGGACGTAAAAAACAAGAGGGGCCTTACAAAGTCCCATGAACCTAGGAATATAAGCCAACTCTCACTTGGGACTCCACCACCAAACCCTGGTCTGCCCTCACCTGcagccctctctctgctcctgtccTGTCAACAGATGTGCTCACTTCTGCGTTTCACATCCATGTCCTCTGCCTGCATTTCTCACAGGATGTGAGTCCCTGGCCTCCTGTCACTGGAGTGTAGGTGCTTGTCTTAtcttctcccccctccctggCACTCCCTGATGGCAGCGGCTGGCTTGGCCACTTCAGAATCCTGAGACCAGACTGTACCTGgtatacagtaggcactcaagaTGACATTGGGTGGCTGAATGGAAGAATGGATCAGTGGCTGACCCAAGAGTTTATTGAAGCAAAAGCTATTAGCAGGACAGCCCCTtccttaaatatacacacatgagTGAGCGCATGCGCCAATGGAAACAGCAAgatcacaaaaacataaaatgtggtaTTTTGGAAAGAGAAGGTGAGTTTGGAATCTGATAGAAGTGAAATCCAGGTTCAGGCATTTGATAGTTCTGCAAACTTGGAAGACTTCTATCACCTTTTTGTGAGCCATTTTCCTCGTACATATATGGGGATGATTATATATGTAATCACAGGgatgttatgaagattaaaaccCATGACATGGTAAAGGTGCCAATGACAATGCCTGGCTCTGAGGTACTTATAAatgccccctcctcctttcttcacTGCTTCCACTCCAGTTTCAGAGGCCGATGATGCTCCTAGTCTTTGCCTCTGGACACACCCACAGATGCACATGGCACAGACACCTATTCCCCCCTCACTGTTGGGAAAAGCCCACTGATGCCTGTCCCTTTCCACTATTTGTCCCCAGACCGGCATGTCTTTCAGCTGAGAGCACACATGTACCAAGCCCGGGGCCTCATCGCAGCCGACAGCAGTGGACTCTCAGATCCTTTTGCCAAGGTCACGTTCCTTTCCCACTGCCAGACCACAAAGGTAACCAGGGAAGCTCACCTGTCTTCTTCCGGTAGCCCACAGCTGGTCCACAGCAGAGCCcagcaaaggaaaaagcaagGGCATGTTGCAAATATCTGCATCTCTGGGTATGCAGGTTTTCAGATTCCAAAGCACATGTGCAAGGAAGAGTTGGCATAGGGAAGGCCTCTTGTTCCAATGTGACCCATTGTCCTGCAGCTGAGAAAGCAAGTACCTGAGGTGAAGGAAGCGTGTGGGGAAAGAAGGATGAGGAGAAGAAGTGAGACCTGGCACATCTCAAGGCTTATGATCCAACCTTTGTGACAGGTCTTAACGGGGAGGAACATTTTCCAGCTTTGCAGTTAGGAAGCTCTAGACTTTGTACTGTTGCTTTCTACTTACCAGCTGCGGAGCTTTGCACACTTTTAACTGTACAATGTGGTGTCTCACTCTGTAAAATACAACTTCCTAATGggtgttgtaaggattaaagcAAATGGGTCTACACCAGTTTCCTCTGGGCTTTCCCCTCTTCCTATACACTGAGTGCTGAAAGTAGAAGGGTCTCTGATCAGCAGGTGTCCAATTGGATATTTTTCCCATTAGATCATATTCTTCAAGGATTGACTCTGTTCTCTGAGGATTCGGTGTTCTGAGAGGGAAGAGTTCACAAGGGATTCACCATCTCTGGTTGTTAAGACAAACACCGAGGACTCAAAGAGACCTGAGTAGCTCATCTGTTCTCTGGCCACGCTTACTCGCTAAACCTCAATCTGTTGTCTAAAAATAGGGCTGTTGTAAAGAAGCACAAAATTAAGTGTATAAAGTGATTGATGAATGGTGGTCATTACATAGGCTGATGTTACAAAGGCTGACATGTCTCTCCAAAGAGAGGCCCATGCCCTGGGAAATTGCATTTGATTTGTGACACACCGACCTAGATCATAATATGAATCATCATCTCGTCCATTTCTCCAGCACCTGCAGGCTCCTTGCTCTATGATGggtcccatgctgggctcagGGGCTTCACCCTGG
This portion of the Canis aureus isolate CA01 chromosome 14, VMU_Caureus_v.1.0, whole genome shotgun sequence genome encodes:
- the LOC144283277 gene encoding uncharacterized protein LOC144283277 isoform X3; the protein is MGPIIEQGACRCWRNGRDDDSYYDLAAGQWVTLEQEAFPMPTLPCTCALESENLHTQRCRYLQHALAFSFAGLCCGPAVGYRKKTGGEIIDFLIRIRVNDHDTCFCSFFIFQPAVACGQPLHLHVFAHSDEVSCHVMRGSPHGKELRLTSNQ
- the LOC144283277 gene encoding uncharacterized protein LOC144283277 isoform X6, whose translation is MGPIIEQGACRCWRNGRDDDSYYDLAAGQWVTLEQEAFPMPTLPCTCALESENLHTQRCRYLQHALAFSFAGLCCGPAVGYRKKTGILLPHVYLSESCKKSHSTPRMDQLKETSLLWPVDSLFTFMCLLTLMKSAAMS